The Caballeronia sp. Lep1P3 genome window below encodes:
- the mreC gene encoding rod shape-determining protein MreC: protein MEYSPPPLFKQGPSALARLIFFVVLAITLLISDARFSTLEIVRGMLGAGLYPLQRAALVPRDIFMGAADLAVTSATLRSENRKLADKNLELSVKAGDAAQLSIENAHLRALLNLQSRATTQTTPAEIQYDTRDPFTQKVVIGKGSQQGIQDGAPVVDEEGVIGQVTRVFPLQSEVTLLTDKDQAVPVQIARTGLRSVIYGTPKGDTLDLRFVPISADVQAGDQLVTSGLDGVYPPGLAVAKVLRVDKQADTAFARVVCVPVAAVRGARQLLVLHYNVNVPPNPIEVEAAAAAKEAKENKGKKKPAPKAAAAASASGASGASGAAAAAAPASAATAATPAAKPAAKAAAPKAASSAAAKPGRKAHAPRPASSGAAR from the coding sequence ATGGAATACAGTCCGCCGCCACTCTTCAAGCAAGGCCCCTCCGCGCTCGCGCGTCTCATATTCTTCGTGGTGCTCGCCATCACGCTGCTGATCTCGGACGCCCGCTTCAGTACGCTCGAAATCGTGCGCGGCATGCTCGGCGCCGGCTTGTATCCGTTGCAGCGCGCGGCGCTCGTTCCGCGCGATATCTTCATGGGCGCCGCCGACCTCGCCGTGACGAGCGCCACGCTGCGCAGCGAGAACCGCAAGCTCGCCGACAAGAATCTCGAACTGTCCGTCAAGGCCGGCGATGCCGCGCAATTGAGCATCGAGAACGCGCATCTGCGCGCGCTGTTGAATCTGCAGTCGCGCGCGACCACGCAGACCACGCCCGCCGAAATCCAGTACGACACGCGCGATCCTTTCACGCAGAAGGTGGTAATCGGCAAGGGCTCGCAGCAGGGCATCCAGGACGGCGCGCCGGTCGTCGACGAAGAAGGCGTGATCGGGCAAGTAACGCGTGTGTTTCCGCTTCAGTCCGAAGTCACGCTGCTGACGGACAAGGACCAGGCCGTGCCTGTGCAGATTGCGCGCACCGGGCTTCGCAGCGTGATCTACGGCACGCCGAAGGGCGACACGCTCGATCTGCGTTTCGTGCCGATCAGCGCCGACGTGCAAGCCGGCGATCAACTGGTCACGAGCGGTCTGGACGGCGTCTATCCGCCGGGGCTCGCGGTGGCGAAGGTGCTGCGCGTCGACAAGCAGGCGGACACGGCGTTCGCGCGCGTGGTCTGCGTGCCGGTCGCGGCGGTGCGCGGCGCGCGCCAACTGCTCGTGCTGCATTACAACGTGAACGTGCCGCCGAATCCGATCGAAGTCGAAGCCGCCGCTGCCGCGAAGGAAGCGAAAGAGAACAAGGGCAAGAAAAAGCCCGCGCCGAAGGCGGCAGCCGCCGCGAGCGCGAGCGGCGCGAGCGGTGCAAGCGGCGCAGCGGCAGCCGCGGCACCCGCGAGCGCGGCCACAGCCGCAACGCCCGCCGCAAAGCCGGCGGCAAAAGCTGCCGCGCCTAAAGCGGCGTCCAGCGCAGCGGCGAAACCGGGCAGAAAGGCGCACGCGCCGAGACCCGCATCATCGGGAGCCGCGCGATGA
- the mreD gene encoding rod shape-determining protein MreD: MNRPQYILQPVNPYFITFSLAAAFLLNLVPWGRLVGVPDFVALVLLFWNVQQPRKVGMGIAFLLGLLMDVHSANLLGEHALAYTLLSYGAITIHRRVLWMSLPVQMFVVAPLLVGAHLVPFVIRLMTGAAFPGWSYLVNGFVEALLWPIASFLLLMPQRRAADPDDTRPI, encoded by the coding sequence ATGAATCGCCCGCAATACATTCTTCAGCCGGTCAATCCGTACTTCATCACGTTCAGCCTCGCCGCCGCGTTCCTGCTGAATCTGGTGCCGTGGGGCCGGCTCGTCGGCGTGCCGGATTTCGTCGCGCTCGTGCTGCTGTTCTGGAACGTGCAGCAGCCGCGCAAGGTCGGCATGGGCATCGCGTTTTTGCTCGGGCTTCTCATGGATGTCCACAGCGCGAACCTGCTTGGCGAGCACGCGCTCGCCTACACGCTCTTGTCCTATGGCGCGATCACCATTCACCGGCGCGTGCTGTGGATGTCGCTGCCGGTGCAGATGTTCGTCGTCGCACCGCTGCTCGTCGGCGCGCATCTCGTGCCGTTCGTCATCCGTCTGATGACCGGCGCCGCGTTTCCCGGCTGGAGCTATCTCGTGAACGGATTCGTCGAAGCGCTGCTTTGGCCAATCGCGAGCTTCCTGCTTCTGATGCCGCAACGGCGCGCAGCCGATCCCGACGACACGCGCCCCATCTGA
- the mrdA gene encoding penicillin-binding protein 2: MTEIKNTEQQLSKFRLRVAAAGLFVFVCFGLIGLRFLYLQVWHFSKYSLQANENRISVAPIVPNRGIITDRNGIVLAKNYSAYTLEITPSKINGTLDEVIDALSQVIPIDSRDRRRFKKLLEDSKNFESLPIRTRLTDEEVAKFTAQRFRFPGVEVRARLFRQYPLGTTAAHVIGYIGRISQRDQERIDDASDANDENSDHYDPRLDANNYKGTDYVGKIGVEQSYETELHGLTGFEEVEVTAGGRPVRTMSRTQATPGNNLVLSLDIGLQQVAEQAFAGKRGALVAIEPSTGDVLAFVSAPSFDPNSFVDGIDQPTWDALNTSPDHPLLNRPLHGTYPPGSTYKPFMALAALTLHKRTPGWGFQDPGYFTFGGHTFRNDVRSGQGWVDMNRAIVVSNDTYFYMLARDLGVNAMAGFMKPWGFGQITGIDIAGEARGILPSTEWKRKAYRKPEQQRWYEGETISLGIGQGYNSFTILQLAHATATLANNGIVMKPHLVRDIENPISKAVRPVVRDPSDKIPVRQQDIDVIKRAMEGVVTNGTAAKVFAGAQYLAAGKTGTAQVYSLQGANYHGHATAEHLRDHALFIAFAPAEQPKIALALIVENGGWGAESAGPIARKVLDYYLIDRMKPGAEAAAVAAAASATEDAGLPVIGGTQPPAAVALPASVINQSPAFSPSAASNRDVAKAASAPAVSASAARAGSAPAAALPASSAAPAAGRKRGKKNAPTEPTPTMVRGNSDDGVRTFAPTGGIDE; the protein is encoded by the coding sequence ATGACCGAAATCAAGAACACCGAGCAACAGTTGTCGAAGTTCCGCCTGCGCGTTGCGGCGGCGGGACTGTTCGTGTTCGTCTGCTTCGGGCTGATCGGCCTGCGCTTCCTGTACCTGCAGGTCTGGCACTTCAGCAAATACTCGTTGCAGGCGAACGAGAATCGCATTTCCGTTGCGCCGATCGTGCCGAACCGCGGCATCATCACGGACCGCAACGGCATCGTGCTGGCGAAGAATTACTCGGCGTACACGCTGGAGATCACGCCGTCGAAGATCAACGGGACGCTCGACGAAGTCATAGACGCTCTGTCGCAAGTCATTCCCATCGATTCGCGCGACCGCCGGCGTTTCAAGAAGCTGCTCGAGGACTCGAAGAATTTCGAGAGCCTGCCGATCCGCACGCGCCTCACCGACGAAGAAGTCGCCAAGTTCACCGCGCAGCGCTTCCGCTTTCCGGGCGTCGAAGTGCGTGCGCGCCTCTTCCGCCAATATCCGCTCGGCACGACGGCCGCGCATGTGATCGGCTATATCGGCCGCATTTCGCAGCGCGATCAGGAACGCATCGACGATGCAAGCGATGCCAACGACGAGAACTCGGACCATTACGATCCGCGCCTCGACGCGAACAACTACAAGGGCACGGATTACGTCGGCAAGATCGGCGTCGAGCAAAGTTACGAGACGGAACTGCACGGGCTGACCGGCTTCGAGGAAGTGGAAGTGACCGCGGGCGGCCGTCCTGTCCGCACGATGTCGCGCACGCAGGCGACGCCCGGCAACAATCTCGTGCTGTCGCTCGATATCGGCTTGCAGCAGGTCGCGGAGCAGGCGTTCGCGGGCAAGCGCGGCGCGCTCGTCGCGATCGAGCCTTCCACCGGCGACGTCCTCGCGTTCGTCTCGGCGCCGAGCTTCGATCCGAATTCCTTCGTCGATGGCATCGACCAGCCGACGTGGGACGCGCTCAACACGTCGCCCGATCATCCGCTTCTGAACCGGCCGCTGCACGGCACGTATCCGCCCGGCTCCACGTACAAGCCGTTCATGGCGCTCGCCGCGCTCACGCTGCACAAGCGCACGCCCGGCTGGGGCTTTCAGGACCCGGGCTACTTCACGTTCGGCGGCCACACGTTCCGCAACGACGTGCGCTCGGGCCAGGGCTGGGTGGACATGAACCGCGCGATCGTCGTCTCGAACGACACGTACTTCTACATGCTCGCGCGCGACCTCGGCGTGAATGCGATGGCGGGCTTCATGAAACCGTGGGGCTTCGGGCAGATCACCGGCATCGACATCGCGGGCGAGGCGCGCGGCATTCTTCCGTCGACGGAATGGAAGCGCAAGGCGTATCGCAAGCCGGAGCAGCAGCGCTGGTACGAAGGCGAAACCATCAGCCTCGGCATCGGCCAGGGCTATAACTCGTTCACGATCCTGCAACTCGCGCACGCCACGGCGACGCTCGCGAACAACGGCATCGTGATGAAGCCGCACCTCGTGCGCGATATCGAAAATCCGATCAGCAAGGCGGTTCGCCCTGTCGTGCGCGATCCGAGCGACAAGATTCCGGTGCGCCAGCAGGACATCGACGTCATCAAGCGCGCGATGGAAGGCGTCGTGACGAACGGCACGGCGGCGAAGGTGTTCGCGGGCGCGCAATATCTGGCGGCGGGCAAGACCGGCACCGCACAGGTTTATTCGCTGCAGGGCGCGAACTACCACGGCCACGCGACGGCGGAACACTTGCGCGACCACGCGCTTTTCATCGCGTTCGCGCCGGCCGAGCAGCCGAAGATCGCGCTTGCGCTGATCGTCGAAAACGGCGGCTGGGGCGCGGAATCCGCCGGCCCGATCGCGCGCAAAGTGCTCGACTATTACCTGATCGACCGCATGAAGCCCGGCGCCGAAGCCGCTGCGGTCGCCGCCGCCGCATCCGCGACGGAAGACGCCGGACTTCCGGTGATCGGCGGCACGCAACCGCCGGCTGCGGTGGCGCTGCCCGCGTCGGTGATAAATCAGTCGCCGGCGTTCTCGCCCTCGGCTGCGTCGAATCGGGACGTCGCGAAGGCGGCGTCGGCGCCTGCGGTGTCGGCATCGGCGGCGCGTGCCGGATCGGCTCCGGCTGCGGCGCTGCCGGCGTCGTCGGCGGCGCCTGCGGCCGGACGCAAGCGCGGCAAGAAGAACGCGCCGACGGAGCCGACGCCCACGATGGTGCGCGGCAATTCCGACGACGGCGTACGAACCTTCGCGCCGACCGGCGGCATCGACGAATAA
- the rodA gene encoding rod shape-determining protein RodA has translation MQFDKREWIDRAKRMFAGFDRPLALIVFLLLCVGIVTLYSASLDMPGRVEDQLRNIMLTFALMWVLANIPPQTLMRFAVPLYTVGVALLVAVAAFGLTRKGAKRWLNVGVVIQPSEIMKIAMPLMLAWYYQKRESNIRWWDYIVGFVILIFPVALIAKQPDLGTAVLVFGAGVFVIYFAGLSFRLIVPVLVAGVIVIASVAVFQDRICQPQVNWPLMHDYQKHRICTLLDPTSDPLGKGFHTIQAVIAIGSGGTLGKGWLKGTQAHLEFIPEKHTDFIFAVFSEEFGLVGGLVLLFLYMALIARGLYIAANGATFFGRLLAGSLTLAFFTYAFVNIGMVSGILPVVGVPLPFMSYGGTALTTLGVAVGLIMSVARQKRLMQS, from the coding sequence TTGCAATTCGACAAGCGCGAGTGGATCGACCGCGCCAAGCGGATGTTCGCGGGCTTCGACCGTCCGCTCGCACTCATCGTTTTTCTGCTTCTGTGCGTGGGCATCGTGACGCTCTACAGCGCGAGCCTCGACATGCCGGGCCGCGTGGAAGACCAGTTGCGCAACATCATGCTGACGTTCGCCCTGATGTGGGTGCTCGCCAACATCCCGCCGCAAACCTTGATGCGCTTCGCGGTGCCGCTTTATACCGTGGGCGTCGCGCTGCTCGTCGCGGTCGCGGCGTTCGGCCTCACGCGCAAGGGCGCGAAGCGCTGGCTCAATGTCGGCGTGGTCATTCAGCCGTCCGAGATCATGAAGATCGCGATGCCGCTGATGCTCGCGTGGTACTACCAGAAGCGCGAGAGCAACATTCGCTGGTGGGATTACATCGTCGGCTTCGTGATTCTGATATTCCCCGTCGCCCTCATCGCGAAGCAGCCGGACTTGGGCACGGCGGTGCTCGTCTTCGGCGCGGGCGTGTTCGTCATTTATTTCGCGGGACTGAGCTTCAGGCTGATCGTGCCGGTGCTCGTGGCGGGCGTGATCGTCATTGCGAGCGTGGCCGTGTTTCAGGACCGCATTTGCCAGCCGCAAGTGAACTGGCCGCTGATGCACGATTATCAAAAGCACCGCATCTGCACGCTGCTCGACCCGACTTCCGATCCGCTCGGCAAGGGCTTTCACACGATTCAGGCGGTCATCGCCATCGGCTCGGGCGGCACGCTGGGCAAAGGCTGGCTGAAGGGCACGCAGGCGCACCTCGAATTCATCCCCGAAAAGCACACGGACTTCATCTTCGCCGTGTTCTCAGAGGAATTCGGGCTCGTCGGCGGGCTCGTGCTGCTCTTTCTCTACATGGCGCTGATCGCGCGCGGACTCTATATCGCGGCGAACGGCGCAACCTTCTTCGGGCGATTATTGGCGGGATCGCTCACGCTCGCGTTCTTTACTTACGCGTTCGTCAACATCGGCATGGTGAGCGGGATTCTGCCGGTCGTCGGCGTGCCGTTGCCGTTCATGAGTTACGGCGGCACCGCGCTCACGACGCTCGGCGTCGCGGTCGGGCTCATCATGAGCGTCGCGCGGCAAAAGCGCTTGATGCAGAGCTAG
- a CDS encoding tetratricopeptide repeat protein, whose protein sequence is MKRAWRGGVAAASAALGLFAAGGAHAQAMPKPPDLATQNAVADYNAGNLVAARSEFRRAAQKGSRLAEFNYAMMLLNGEGGAADVPEGKKWLRRAADANMTHAQYVYGKMYDDGEFVEKDPAEAHRWFLLAANQGHVQAELALANQFLDGRGTARDNMQAFTWYKKAAQGGDMTAQYVAGSFYERGGDGVERNLNVARAYYAAAAAQGDPAAKLKYLQLSTELEQQNPQKPQ, encoded by the coding sequence ATGAAACGCGCATGGCGTGGCGGCGTGGCGGCGGCATCGGCTGCGCTGGGTCTCTTCGCGGCGGGCGGCGCGCACGCGCAGGCCATGCCGAAGCCGCCCGACCTCGCGACGCAGAACGCCGTCGCCGATTACAACGCGGGCAATCTCGTCGCCGCGCGCTCCGAGTTTCGTCGCGCCGCGCAAAAGGGCAGCCGTCTCGCCGAATTCAACTACGCGATGATGCTGCTCAACGGCGAAGGCGGCGCCGCCGACGTGCCCGAGGGAAAGAAATGGCTGCGCCGCGCCGCCGACGCGAACATGACGCACGCGCAGTACGTCTACGGCAAGATGTACGACGACGGCGAGTTCGTCGAGAAAGACCCGGCCGAGGCGCATCGATGGTTTCTGCTCGCGGCGAATCAGGGCCACGTTCAGGCGGAACTTGCCCTTGCGAATCAGTTTCTCGATGGTCGCGGCACCGCGCGCGACAACATGCAGGCGTTCACCTGGTACAAGAAAGCCGCGCAAGGCGGCGACATGACGGCGCAGTACGTCGCGGGATCGTTCTATGAGCGCGGCGGCGACGGCGTCGAACGCAATCTCAATGTGGCGCGCGCCTATTACGCGGCGGCCGCCGCGCAGGGCGATCCGGCTGCCAAGCTCAAGTACCTGCAACTCAGCACGGAACTGGAGCAGCAGAATCCGCAGAAGCCGCAGTAA
- a CDS encoding HpcH/HpaI aldolase/citrate lyase family protein, which yields MSTFTNPLKQRLTEPGPLFGMWLSLCSADAAEALAHAGFDWLCIDMEHSPNDSRDVVEQLRAIAAAHLPTEPIVRVPFSEGWLVKRVLDAGARTLMFPNVQSADDAARVVRLTQYPTEAQLDGLRGVAGAVRAAAYGMRRDYVSGANAQVATIVQIESVAALEAVDDIAATPGVDCLFIGPADLAASLGHLGDAKHPDVHAAVAKIADAAKRAGKASGIFALDVASARQYADAGIKLVSIAADVMWLLKATRQALQEARA from the coding sequence ATGAGCACCTTCACCAATCCCCTCAAGCAGCGTCTCACGGAACCGGGCCCGCTCTTCGGCATGTGGCTTTCGCTGTGCAGCGCCGATGCCGCCGAAGCGCTCGCGCACGCGGGCTTCGATTGGCTGTGCATCGACATGGAGCACTCGCCGAACGATAGCCGCGATGTCGTCGAACAGCTTCGCGCGATCGCAGCCGCGCATCTGCCGACCGAGCCGATCGTGCGCGTGCCGTTTTCCGAGGGCTGGCTCGTCAAGCGCGTGCTCGATGCCGGCGCGCGCACGCTGATGTTTCCCAACGTGCAGTCGGCGGACGATGCGGCGCGCGTCGTCCGGCTCACGCAATATCCCACCGAAGCGCAACTCGACGGCCTGCGCGGCGTCGCCGGCGCGGTGCGCGCGGCGGCATACGGCATGCGGCGCGATTACGTGTCGGGCGCGAACGCGCAGGTCGCGACGATCGTGCAGATCGAATCCGTCGCGGCACTCGAAGCCGTCGACGACATCGCCGCGACGCCGGGCGTCGATTGTCTCTTCATCGGCCCGGCGGATCTCGCCGCGAGCCTCGGGCATCTCGGCGACGCGAAGCATCCCGACGTGCATGCCGCCGTCGCGAAGATCGCGGACGCGGCGAAGCGCGCGGGCAAGGCGAGCGGCATCTTTGCGCTGGATGTCGCGAGCGCGCGGCAATATGCGGACGCGGGCATCAAGCTCGTGTCGATCGCGGCTGACGTGATGTGGCTGTTGAAGGCGACGCGGCAGGCGTTGCAGGAGGCACGAGCATGA
- the queD gene encoding 6-carboxytetrahydropterin synthase QueD, with amino-acid sequence MQTITRKLEFDAGHRIPDHRSQCRNLHGHRYVLEITLQGDLVDTEGAPDRGMVMDFADVKSLAMEHLVNKWDHAFIVYEGDVKVREFLQSMADHKTVVFDRIPTVENMAAVAFRILADVYDAHYGVNLRLQRVRLYETPNCWADVEHA; translated from the coding sequence GTGCAGACGATTACCCGAAAACTCGAATTCGATGCGGGCCACCGCATTCCCGATCACCGCAGCCAGTGCCGCAATTTGCACGGGCATCGCTACGTACTGGAAATCACGCTGCAAGGCGATCTCGTCGATACCGAAGGCGCGCCGGATCGCGGCATGGTGATGGACTTCGCCGACGTGAAGTCGCTCGCGATGGAGCATCTGGTCAACAAGTGGGATCACGCGTTCATCGTCTACGAAGGCGACGTCAAAGTGCGCGAATTCCTTCAGTCCATGGCGGATCACAAGACCGTCGTCTTCGACCGCATTCCGACCGTCGAAAACATGGCGGCGGTGGCGTTCCGCATTCTCGCGGACGTGTACGACGCGCACTACGGCGTCAATCTCAGGCTCCAGCGCGTGCGGCTGTACGAAACGCCGAATTGCTGGGCGGACGTCGAGCACGCGTAA
- the queE gene encoding 7-carboxy-7-deazaguanine synthase, translated as MTYAVKEIFYTLQGEGANAGRPAVFCRFAGCNLWSGREEDRADAICRFCDTDFVGTNGENGGKFKTPAELVAKIASLWPDGEASKFVVCTGGEPMLQIDQPFVDALHAAGFEMAIETNGSMSVLDSIDWICVSPKADAPLVVTKGNELKVVVPQDNQRLAEYEKLDFEYFLVQPMDGPSRDINTKLAIDWCKRHPKWRLSMQTHKYLNIP; from the coding sequence ATGACGTATGCGGTAAAGGAAATTTTCTACACGTTGCAGGGCGAAGGCGCGAACGCCGGGCGTCCCGCCGTCTTCTGCCGTTTTGCCGGCTGCAATCTGTGGTCGGGCCGCGAGGAAGATCGCGCGGACGCCATCTGCCGTTTCTGCGACACCGATTTCGTCGGCACCAACGGCGAGAATGGCGGCAAATTCAAGACGCCCGCCGAACTCGTCGCGAAAATCGCGTCGCTGTGGCCGGATGGCGAGGCGAGCAAGTTCGTCGTCTGCACCGGCGGCGAGCCGATGCTGCAGATCGACCAGCCTTTCGTCGACGCGCTGCACGCAGCCGGCTTCGAAATGGCGATCGAAACGAATGGATCGATGTCCGTGCTCGACAGCATCGACTGGATCTGCGTGAGCCCGAAGGCCGACGCGCCGCTCGTCGTCACCAAGGGCAACGAGCTGAAAGTGGTGGTGCCGCAAGACAATCAGCGTCTTGCCGAATACGAAAAGCTCGACTTCGAGTATTTCCTCGTCCAGCCGATGGACGGTCCCTCGCGCGACATCAACACGAAGCTCGCGATCGACTGGTGCAAGCGGCATCCCAAGTGGCGGCTGTCGATGCAGACGCACAAATACCTGAATATTCCCTGA
- the queC gene encoding 7-cyano-7-deazaguanine synthase QueC has product MTRIDAKDSALVLFSGGQDSATCLAWALERYETVETLGFDYGQRHRVELECRDSFRAAIAQKFPQWAARLGEDHMIDLSVLGAISDTAMTREIEIQSTANGLPNTFVPGRNLLFMTVAAALAYRRGLKVLVGGMCETDFSGYPDCRDDTMKALQVALNLGMETRYALETPLMWLDKADTWRLAETLGGETLVDLIRIETHTCYVGERAELHEWGFGCGQCPACKLRKRGYEAYRAGEQVTVEPV; this is encoded by the coding sequence GTGACTCGGATAGACGCGAAGGACAGCGCCCTCGTGCTGTTTTCCGGCGGACAGGACTCGGCTACGTGCCTTGCATGGGCGCTCGAACGGTACGAAACCGTCGAGACGCTCGGCTTCGACTACGGCCAGCGGCATCGCGTCGAACTTGAATGCCGCGACAGTTTTCGCGCGGCGATCGCGCAGAAGTTTCCGCAATGGGCCGCGCGGCTCGGCGAAGACCACATGATCGATCTGTCCGTGCTCGGCGCGATCAGCGACACCGCGATGACCCGCGAAATCGAGATTCAGTCGACCGCGAATGGCCTGCCGAACACGTTCGTCCCGGGGCGCAACCTCCTGTTCATGACCGTCGCTGCGGCGCTCGCGTATCGCCGGGGACTGAAGGTGCTCGTCGGCGGCATGTGCGAGACGGACTTCTCCGGCTACCCCGATTGCCGCGACGACACCATGAAAGCGTTGCAAGTCGCGTTGAACCTCGGCATGGAAACTCGCTACGCGCTCGAAACGCCGCTGATGTGGCTCGACAAGGCCGACACCTGGCGGCTCGCGGAAACGCTCGGCGGCGAGACGCTCGTCGATCTGATCCGCATCGAGACGCATACGTGCTACGTCGGCGAGCGCGCCGAACTGCACGAATGGGGCTTCGGCTGCGGCCAGTGCCCCGCGTGCAAGCTGCGCAAACGCGGCTACGAAGCGTATCGCGCGGGCGAGCAAGTCACCGTCGAACCGGTCTGA
- a CDS encoding glycosyl hydrolase produces the protein MISRAFAAKAGLAAAAVTASLLLAACGGGSDTFDTASAADAASRDTTPQASDKAATTATKIFYGANGHNNEGGAYDLSSPALQLSQLQSLGVKLYRNEVYSQASVNKLAGIAKTMAAGGVTIFPVLLVGSNGFNNESDAYNAGYTLGKQTATSYHYPYYEVSNELGASMLTGNVDGVYPQHFDNAKFQKARGVIRGMIAGIKSVDTTGKIVIGGDTWLHYAFDQMLWNGTQPDGSTGHPKVTWDITAWHWYSEQGDITHACGGTGCHDVLGTLQAFGKPIWLTEFGVRPSYGSDAQIASYMVGNKMMAQFVSVAAKYNLQAIQVYQLYDDPAGGEGNYGLIKNDGKTQKAVFTSFKNFVAANPK, from the coding sequence ATGATTTCTCGCGCTTTCGCCGCGAAAGCGGGCCTCGCCGCCGCCGCAGTAACCGCCAGCCTGTTGCTCGCCGCCTGTGGCGGCGGCAGCGACACCTTCGACACGGCGTCCGCCGCCGACGCCGCCAGTCGCGATACGACGCCCCAGGCAAGCGACAAGGCCGCGACGACGGCCACGAAGATTTTCTATGGCGCGAACGGCCACAACAACGAAGGCGGCGCCTACGACCTCTCCAGCCCGGCGCTCCAGCTTTCGCAGCTTCAAAGTCTCGGCGTCAAGCTGTATCGCAACGAGGTTTATAGCCAGGCATCGGTGAACAAGCTCGCCGGCATCGCGAAGACGATGGCCGCGGGCGGCGTGACGATCTTCCCCGTCCTGCTCGTCGGATCGAACGGCTTCAACAACGAGTCGGACGCGTACAACGCCGGCTATACGCTCGGCAAGCAAACGGCGACTTCCTATCATTATCCGTACTACGAAGTGTCGAACGAGCTGGGCGCGTCGATGCTCACCGGCAACGTCGACGGCGTCTATCCGCAGCACTTCGACAACGCAAAGTTCCAGAAGGCGCGCGGCGTGATTCGCGGCATGATCGCCGGCATCAAGTCGGTGGATACCACGGGCAAGATCGTCATCGGCGGCGATACGTGGCTGCACTACGCCTTCGACCAGATGCTCTGGAACGGCACGCAGCCCGATGGCTCGACGGGTCATCCGAAGGTGACGTGGGACATCACGGCGTGGCATTGGTATTCGGAGCAAGGCGACATCACGCACGCATGCGGCGGCACCGGTTGCCACGACGTGCTCGGCACGTTGCAGGCATTCGGCAAGCCGATCTGGTTAACGGAATTCGGCGTGCGTCCGTCCTACGGCTCGGACGCGCAGATCGCGTCGTACATGGTCGGCAACAAGATGATGGCGCAGTTCGTCTCGGTGGCCGCGAAGTACAACCTTCAGGCCATCCAGGTCTATCAGCTGTATGACGATCCCGCCGGCGGCGAAGGCAACTACGGCCTCATCAAGAACGATGGCAAGACGCAGAAGGCGGTGTTCACGTCATTCAAGAACTTCGTGGCCGCGAACCCCAAGTAA
- a CDS encoding phytanoyl-CoA dioxygenase family protein: MSEQTSLKSKKDQVQELRETGFVIANGLVSDARCDALREIAALQLAEAAPPVEFEADLQYPGAPESRHAPGGQTVRRLLDAYARHPLFAEFATSPEVRGWMELYFGETPYLSRAHHNCVMTKHPAYGSLTGWHRDVRYWAFERDDLVSAWVALGDETVDNGALWFVPRSHRLAFTSDRFDAAKFFRADLPENAALIRTAVSPALKKGDVVFFHCNTLHSAGKNLTDRVKFSLVYTYRGASNAALPGTRSASKPEIALV; the protein is encoded by the coding sequence ATGTCTGAACAAACGTCGCTGAAATCGAAGAAAGATCAGGTGCAGGAACTGCGCGAAACGGGCTTCGTCATCGCGAACGGACTCGTTTCCGACGCACGCTGTGACGCGTTGCGCGAAATCGCCGCGCTTCAACTGGCCGAAGCCGCGCCGCCGGTCGAGTTCGAAGCCGATCTGCAATACCCCGGCGCGCCCGAATCGCGTCACGCGCCGGGCGGACAAACGGTGCGCCGCCTGCTCGACGCCTACGCGCGCCATCCGCTCTTCGCGGAATTCGCGACATCGCCGGAAGTGCGCGGCTGGATGGAACTGTATTTCGGCGAAACGCCGTATCTGTCGCGCGCGCATCACAACTGCGTGATGACGAAGCATCCGGCATACGGCAGCCTGACCGGGTGGCATCGCGACGTACGCTATTGGGCGTTCGAGCGCGACGACCTCGTTTCCGCGTGGGTCGCGCTCGGCGACGAGACCGTGGACAACGGTGCGCTGTGGTTCGTGCCGCGCTCGCACAGACTGGCGTTCACATCGGACCGGTTCGACGCCGCCAAATTCTTCCGCGCCGATTTGCCGGAGAACGCCGCGCTCATCCGCACGGCCGTGTCGCCCGCACTGAAGAAGGGCGATGTCGTGTTCTTTCACTGCAACACGCTGCATTCGGCGGGCAAGAACCTGACCGACCGCGTGAAGTTCTCGCTCGTTTATACATATCGCGGCGCGAGCAATGCCGCGCTGCCGGGCACGCGCTCGGCGTCGAAGCCGGAAATCGCGCTCGTCTGA
- a CDS encoding DUF3185 family protein, with protein MTRAISVALLVGGVVLLYFGGQSFHSLSNDVSRFFTGSPTNKTIWLIAGGIVASLAGLIGLALPSRR; from the coding sequence ATGACCCGAGCGATTTCCGTGGCGTTGCTTGTCGGCGGCGTCGTGCTGCTTTACTTCGGCGGACAGTCGTTTCACTCGCTGAGCAACGACGTATCGCGATTCTTCACCGGCTCGCCGACGAACAAGACCATCTGGCTGATCGCCGGCGGCATCGTCGCGTCGCTGGCGGGGCTGATCGGGCTTGCGTTGCCGTCCAGACGCTGA